CCAATCGCCCTTGGCATCGAACCACAGAGCTCTTAGGGCCACAGGCCACTTTTCTGGTGGGGCCGGCCATACAAGGGTTTCTTGAAACTCGCCAATGTTATACGGTATCGTCATCGTTAATGTATTGAGGCCATGCAATATGGGCCACCAGCCCTCCGCTGACCATGATCAAAAAATGGTATTCGGTATCCAGTTCTGGCAAGAACGGGGCCATGGCCGCCAACACTATGGAAAGTACGACGAAGACAAAAAAACCCGATAGTTCTTTTCGTTTGGTCGCTACCTTGCGGTTATAAAAAATCTTGGCGATGAGCCCGCCCAACAGAAAATTGAGCCAGAGCCACTGGGTTCGGTTGTCTCTGACCACCTCGCTGAAAGTGGGAACAGTGTCTTTCAGAAAAACGGCCAAGATGATGTCGACCGCTATCATAACACCAAAGATAACAGCCATGACCACTCGAATTTTTTCGATGGTGTTGAGATGTTTTTTAATGAAAGATCGTATAGATTTCATCTTTTAATCCATCTTTCTAGTTCTGTTCCTTAAAGATATATCACACCCATTAAGTTCTTGGAATAACGAGACCCCGACTTCCGACGGGGTTGGTTCAACCCAGTATTTTACCTGCTCGGTATAACCTGATTGGAAAAATACAGCTTCTCTAAAGTTCTGTGACCAAATAAAATGTCCGTATGCCAACCCAGCAACCAACAGTATTGTAAGAAACAGGTTTGACTTTTTGAAGGGAACCCAAAAGCCAATGGCGAGCATCACCAACGAAATGCCAAAGACCAGCACCACGGCCAACCAGCTTTCGATGTTGAGAATATTGGTTTTGGCTCCTAAAAAAAGATGCCCCATAATGGCACCAAGGGCAAAGGGCACAAAGAAAAACTGCTTTTTTGAAGCCTCGAGTAAAATGATGTTGGTGGTATCGTCTTCAAGCTCGTTGAGGTTAAGATAAACCTCGAACACCACATATACTAAGGCAAAAAAGAGCATAATGTACATGACCAACCGGTAAGACTCGGGCGTAAAGATCGATTCCATACCCCCAAGATATAGTTTAGTGTGGATTCGATATAAATTTCCAATGGCTTTTTTTGATGTTCAATTGTTTATGTACTCGAGGTGACATCTGTTGATTGCGTCGGCCTTTCTCCCAACGAACAAATCTTTAGTCGAACAGGGGTTAATTTATATTCGACCTGACATACTGCCCAAAAATTGGGTAACTTCACCATGCTGTTGCACTGACCATGGGAAACATCAACAAGAACAAGGCTTTCTTCAATTTCGGGCTTCCAGTTGTTCTCGCACTTTTTGCGGTAGGTGCCCTTTACAAAATGCATATGCTGCCCTTTCTCGACAGCATGCTGAACGAGAACAACAGCCGGTTGTCTAAGGTTTTTTTGCTTTCGCAAGTAAATTACCATCATGAATTTTTTCCCTTTTCCAGAAGGCCGCTGACGACCTTTTTGATCAATGCCTTCGCAGATTTTTTTGGTGCTGAAAAGGGCACGGCCTTTGTCTGTGTCAATTTCTCATTGCTGTTTGTGGCGGGCATTCTATTGTACCTGCTTTCGAGTCACTTGGGGCAAAACGTGAAGAAGAGCCTTATCAATATGACCGTTTTTTACGGCTCGTTTTCGGTATGTTTCGCTTTTTTTCCTCCTATTTTCAGTTATGACGAGCCCCTGCAATATAGTTTGGTCTTTGCAGGCATGCTCTTCTTTTTTAAGAAAGGATGGTGGCAATACGTGGTTTTGTTCACCTTGGCCGCCATTTCTAAGGAAAGTACCGTTTTGCTTGTTTTCGGATTATTGCCATTGGCCAAACATTCGTCTCCAAAACAGCAACTTAGCTTAAAAAATGTTTTTCGGATCGTCTTGCCAGTGGTGCTTTTTGGAATCTATTTGACCCTGTTCAGTTGGTACACAAACGCATGGAACGCCCTTGGCACCGAAATTTCACAAAGAACCTCTTGTCTTGCACAAAATTTTGGCACACCGAAAAAGATTTTGGAAACGGTTTTTTCGTTTTTTTTGGCCCTATCCCCCTTCCTATATCTTGTGCTTGCCAAATACAAAACCCATTCGAAAAGTCCATTCTTAAAAGGCTTTATGTTGGTCTTGGCTTTGAATTCAGTGATTGTAATGGTTGCGGCCCTAGCCCGTGAATCGCGCTTGTTCGCCCTGCCCTTACTGCTTTTGTGGCCTGTACTCAGTAAGCTCTTTTATCCTGATATAAAAATGTTGTTCAACAAGAAAAACTGGAGGTTTGTTTTTGAAAACCCAAGCAGACGAATGATCTATTTCGGGTTGACCATTTTAAACATCGCCCTCTGCTATGCATACCACCAACTTGGGTTCGGCATTGACAATCTGTTTGCAGCATACCTGTTGGTTGCCCTTCAAATCATGCTGTCGCACTTCTGCATGCTACAATTTCTTCCCCCACGGTACGTCACGGAAGCATCGCCAAAAACTCTTGCTCAGAAATAATCGGCACCCCGAGGCTTTCGGCCTTGGTTTTTTTACTGGGCCCCATATTGGCCCCCGCTACCACGAAACAGGTCTTTGATGAAATGGATGAGGCCACCTTGCCCCCATTGTCTTCAATCAGTTTTTTGAGTTCGTTTCGACTTAGTTTTTCGAAAACCCCCGATACCACAAAGGTTTTTCCCTTTAGGATGTCGCTTTGGTTCTGCAACTGCTCTTCAGACAGTGAAAACTGCAGCCCGTAAGATTTTAATCGTTGGATTATTTCTTGATTTGTGGGATTTTGAAAAAACTGCACCACACTCTGGGCAATGCGCTCCCCTATTTCATCGACCGTGGTGAGTTCTTCTTCGGATGCGGCCATAAGGGAATCGATGTTCTTATAGGCCTTGGCGAGCTTTTTGGCCACCGTTTCGCCCACATAGCGGATACCGAGGGCGAACAACACCCGTTCAAAAGGAATCTTTTTGGAGGCCTCGACCCCTTTGACCAAATTCTCAGCCGATTTTTCGGCCATACGTTCTAGGGGAATGATTTGGTCAACAGTCAACGTGTAGAGATCGGCATAGTTTTCAATAAGTCCTTCTTTGTACAAAAGCTCGACCGTCTCGCCGCCCAACCCCTCAATATCCATTGCCCTTCGTGAAATGAAGTGCTGGATGCGCCCGGTAATCTGAGGCGGACAACCCGTGTCGTTCGGACAAAAATGTTGGGCCTCGCCCTCTTTTCGTAACAGTTCGGTGCCACATTCGGGGCAATGCTCAATATACTTGGTAGGTTCAGAATTGGGATCGCGTTTGGTAAAATCGACCCCGATGATCTTGGGAATGATCTCGCCCCCTTTCTCCACAAAAACGGTGTCTCCTTCCCTGATGTCCAACTTGGCGATTTGGTCGGCATTGTGCAATGAGGCACGTTTTACCGTGGTACCGGCCAATAGTACCGGTTCTAAATTGGCCACCGGGGTTATGGCCCCTGTTCTGCCCACTTGATAGGTAATCGTATTGAGAACGGTGGCCACCTGTTCTGCCTTGAACTTGTACGCCATGGCCCAGCGTGGCGATTTTGCGGTATAGCCAAGCTCTTCTTGTTGTTGCAAACTGTTCACCTTTATGACCACCCCATCGGTCTCGTAGGGCAATTCGTGACGGTGCACATCCCAATATTCCACAAATTTCAAGACCTCATCAATGCTCTTGCACAATTTGGCCACGATGGGCACCTTGAAGCCCCATGAACGGGCTTTTTCAAGCACTTCGAACTGTGTCTTGAGGCCCGATGCTCCCACAATGCTGTATAAAAGGCAATCCAGTGGGCGTTGCGCCACCAAGGCACTGTCTTGAAGTTTTAGGCTTCCCGAGGCCGTGTTTCGCGGGTTCATGTAGGGTTCTTCGCCATTTTCAATGCGCTCTTGGTTCATCTTGGCAAAGCCTTCCAAAGTCAAAATAATCTCTCCCCGAATATCAAATTTGGGAGGGTAATCGCCCCGTAGCTTTAACGGCACCGATTTGATGGTCTTGACATTGGTGGTGACATCATCTCCCTGAAAACCATCGCCACGGGTCACGGCACACACCAATTGCCCATTTTCATAGGTGAGGCTAATGGAAGCCCCGTCATATTTCAGCTCGCATACATATTCAAGGGGTACATCGCCCAATATCCGCTGGATACGCTTTTCCCAATCTTCAAGATCTTCTTTGGAGTACGAATTGTCCAGTGAGTACATGCGGTGCTCGTGTACCACCGTCTCAAAATTCTTGGTAACCT
This portion of the Flagellimonas lutaonensis genome encodes:
- the ligA gene encoding NAD-dependent DNA ligase LigA yields the protein MDIEQKIKTLRKELQEHNYRYYVLDEPTISDYEFDMKLKELQSLEQQHPEFYDPNSPTLRIGGQVTKNFETVVHEHRMYSLDNSYSKEDLEDWEKRIQRILGDVPLEYVCELKYDGASISLTYENGQLVCAVTRGDGFQGDDVTTNVKTIKSVPLKLRGDYPPKFDIRGEIILTLEGFAKMNQERIENGEEPYMNPRNTASGSLKLQDSALVAQRPLDCLLYSIVGASGLKTQFEVLEKARSWGFKVPIVAKLCKSIDEVLKFVEYWDVHRHELPYETDGVVIKVNSLQQQEELGYTAKSPRWAMAYKFKAEQVATVLNTITYQVGRTGAITPVANLEPVLLAGTTVKRASLHNADQIAKLDIREGDTVFVEKGGEIIPKIIGVDFTKRDPNSEPTKYIEHCPECGTELLRKEGEAQHFCPNDTGCPPQITGRIQHFISRRAMDIEGLGGETVELLYKEGLIENYADLYTLTVDQIIPLERMAEKSAENLVKGVEASKKIPFERVLFALGIRYVGETVAKKLAKAYKNIDSLMAASEEELTTVDEIGERIAQSVVQFFQNPTNQEIIQRLKSYGLQFSLSEEQLQNQSDILKGKTFVVSGVFEKLSRNELKKLIEDNGGKVASSISSKTCFVVAGANMGPSKKTKAESLGVPIISEQEFLAMLP